The stretch of DNA CAAAAGAGGGGCGTTTGTACCAGAGTTTACACTTCCACGCCAAAGAAGCCAAACTCTGCTTTGCGCAAAGTAGCTCGTGTCAGGCTGACTAACCAAATGGAAGTAACTGCCTATATTCCGGGTGAAGGCCATAACCTTCAGGAGCACTCTATTGTCCTTATTCGCGGCGGACGCGTCAAGGACCTGCCAGGTGTTCGTTATCACATTATCCGCGGTACTATGGATTCCGTGGGAGTCGCCGATAGAACTCGGAGCCGTTCCAAATACGGAACCAAAAGGCCCAAGAAGTAGATAGGTATAACTCATGCCAAGAAAAAGTACGCCACCCAAACGGGAGCTTATTCCCGATACCAGATATGGAGATAAGCTGATTTCTCAATTTATCGGCGCTTTAATGGAAAGCGGTAAGAAA from Candidatus Zixiibacteriota bacterium encodes:
- the rpsL gene encoding 30S ribosomal protein S12; protein product: MPTISQLIRKGRKVAKSKTRTPALKGSPQKRGVCTRVYTSTPKKPNSALRKVARVRLTNQMEVTAYIPGEGHNLQEHSIVLIRGGRVKDLPGVRYHIIRGTMDSVGVADRTRSRSKYGTKRPKK